The Desulfatirhabdium butyrativorans DSM 18734 genomic interval ATTGCCTGAACGAAAAACCCCTATTTGGAGCAGTGCGCCGCCTGCGGGCAGGCTGTACACAAAACGGGATTTCCGTTCAGGCACGATCTATGCGCCTAACGAGAGCACCTCCATCCGCGTATTCCAGAGGTCCATCACCAGCAGCTGATTTCGGACGGGCTCCCCTTTACCGGTCAGGATTTTGATGACCTCTGCGCATTCGAGAGCCGCCATCAGCATGGCCGTACAGCCAAGCGTTCCCAGATGAATTTCCGCCCCCTTTTCAGGAACGGTATCCGCCGAGCCATAGACCAGGGAAAGTCCTTCATCCTCGGGAAAAACGGTCATCAACTGGCCGAAACCGCCCGCAAGTGCGGCCGAAACCAGGGGGATATGCAACCTCTTGGCAGCTTTCTCCAGGACGAAGCGATCTTTCAGGTTGTCCAGGCAATCCACAGCAACAAGGCAGCCTTCAAGCCGCTGCATTGCATTGGATTCGCTCAGGAAATCTCCGTGGCCGATGACTTCCACGGACGGGTTGATCGCTTTGAGCCTTTCTTTAGCGGTGAGCGCTTTGGGTCGCCCAAGCGCGGCCATGGTTGCGAGCAACTGCCGATTGAGGTTGCTCTCTTCGAAACGATCCCCATCGATGAGGATCAGGCGGCCTACCCCGGCTCTGGCCAGCAGCTCACAGACAGCGCCACCCAACCCCCCAAGCCCGACGACGGCAACGGTGGCATCGAGAAGTCGCCTTTGGTCCTCCGGACCCAGCGTATCGAAATTGCGCACATATCGCTCCGGGATGATGTCGCTGGCCAGCGCCAGGTTTTCCACGTGCCTCGGCGGCATTTGGTGTATCATGGCGATGGATTCAACGGCGCTGCACGAAAGGGATCGGTACGTTCGGTCGCAGGACCGATGTGTTTCAACGCTGTGGCTTTCGATTGTCCGCTCGATCTGTTCCTGCCGTTTCATGATTCAGCCGCCTCCCACCGGCGGAAATATCCCGACCCGCTCGCCGCCGTACAACACGGTTTCCAGATCGGCTTTTCTCCCGTTGACAAAGATCAGTTTGGCCTTTTCCAGCGGAATTCCGAGCCGTACCACCATATCCCGGACCCGGCTGCCTTCCTGGATCCGATACGCATGCGCAGTTTCCGGCAGGTATTTTTCCAGGGTGGCAAACAGTCGAAGCTCTATCGTCGGTTCCATGTTTTTTCCTCGGCCTGTATCACAGACTCAGGCCCTTGAATACCTTTTCGGGAATCATGCGGATGACGAGCATGATCCACCGCCACCATCCCGGTATATAGGCGATGTCCTTCTGTTTTTTCCACGCCGCATGAATCAGGGCGGCCGCTTTATTGGGAGATGTGGTCAGCAGGGCAGGCAGGGGCATACCCTGTGTCATTTTGGTCTGCAAAAAACCGGGCAGCACCGTCATCACCCGGACACCGGCTGGATGCAGCCGGTTTCGAAGCCCGCTTAAAAAAACACCCAACGCGGCCTTGGCGGCGCCATAATGGTAATTGCTCTTTCTTCCGCGGAGTCCCGCAACCGACCCGATGGCGACGATGCCGCCGGTTTTGCGCTTTTCAAGGTCTGCGGCGACAATTTCCAGAAACCGCACGGCGCCCGCATAATTCGTATCGAGGATATGTTTGGCCTCTGCCCAGTCCTGCTCGGCCTTTTTCTCGTCTCCCAGATAGCCGAAGCACAGGATCACCCAATCCGGTCCGGGGTCGAGGGCTGCGTAGAAGCCGGGAAGGCTCTCGTAATCGAGGGCATCGAAGGCCAGCGCCTTGCAAGGCACATCGAAACGGATGGAAATGTCCTTTGCAGTCGCCTCGAGCCGCTCGAGGTTTCTGGATGCGAGCAGGATGTTGGCCGGTTTTTCCATGGCGGCGAAGGTTTCTGCCAGACATACGGCAAGATCGGAATTGGCGCCGGCGATGAGCAGGTTCATGCAATCTCCAGTCGGTTGGATTGAAGGGATCGGAACCGGTTGTGCGGATCGATGGATCGCTTCACCTGAAGAAAACGATCCAGCAGCGGGTAGCCTTCTTTGAGCATCCAGGGGGCCATGCGCACATCCTTGGTGAGATAGATTCTTCCGCCGAAACGGGCAACCAGGCGATCGAGCCGGTCCAGAAAAGGAAGCAGCCCCGGTTGGATGCCGAAATCGAGCGCCAGGGTGTAGCCGTCCATCGGGAAGGAGAGAAAATTCCGGTTGGCAGGGCCGAACAATTTCAATACGGCGAGAAACGATCCCATGCCCATGCCGGCAATGGCCGAAAGGATGGCCAGCAGGCCGTCCGCTCCGCCCGATCGGGGCAAAACGAATTGATACTGCAGAAAGCCACGGTTCCCGTACATCCGGTTCCAGTTGGCGATGCCGTCGAGCGGATAGAAAAACTGGTCGAGCGATACCCGGCTTTCACCGGCATGTCTGCGGTGCACCCAGGCATAGGCGGTGTTGAAGAGGCGAATGCTCGCGGAGTTGAGCGCACCGTTTGGAAAGCTGAAAGGGATGGTCGCCGTGGGCTTTTCGGGCAGGGAAAGCCCCCCGCAACCGGCATGCTCGCCGACCATGAGCACCGATCGGCCGAGGCAGGCCCCCTTGGCCAGACAATCGATCCATGCCACACTGTAAGGCATGTCCGCAAATTCATCGAATGCCGCCAGAACGGCATCGAGGTCCCTGCAATAGATGGTTTTCTGATCGATCCAGGCGCTCTTGATAGGCTGGAGCCGAAGGGCTGCAGCCAGAATGATGCCCGTGAGACCCATCCCCCCACAGGTCGCCTGAAAAATCTCCGGATGCTGCTGGGGGCTGCAACGAATGATTTCGCCGGCTGCGCTCATCAGATCGATCCAGTTCACGCAGGTGCTGAAGCATCCGCAGCGGTGGTGGTTCTTGCCATGGACATCCGAGGCGATGGCTCCGCCAACGGTGATCTGTTTGGTGCCGGGGGTGACGGAGAGGAAAAACCCCTTCGGCAGAAAGGCATCGATCAGTTTGTCGAGCCCGACGCCTGCTTCGCAGACGACTTCGCCCCGATCCGCATCGAAGGCGAGAATGCGGTTCAGCGGCGTCATCTGCAGCACGTTTTGGGAGAGGGCGCTGTCCCCATAGCTTTTTCCGGCGCCCCGGGCGATACAATCGGGCCAGGCCAGCAAATGCTTGCGGGCCGCGCTTGTGGTATCTGCAACGGCTATCTGCGCCTCGATCCAGGGATAACGCCCCCAGCCGCTGATTCTGCTGGGCATCACCACACCAGACTCCTGCCATAGAGCATCAGAATGGAATGAATCAGCCATCCGGCCAGGATGAGCTGCAGGATGCGATCGCTGAAAAGCAGCGTCACGGGAGAGCCATTTTCCCGGTACACGAAGATGCGTTGCAGGTATCGCAGGATGCCCACGATGACCCAGCCTCCGGAGAGATAGAGGTTACGGCTGTGGTGAATCTGAACGATTTCGGGGCTGACGGTGTACAGGATATAGGCCACGACGATGACCGAGGAAAGGACCGTGATCCCGAGAGAAATGAATTCGAGGTTGTAGCCTTCGAGACTGGTGCGGTTCCAGGTATCCGACGCGGCGCGTGTGACCAGATCATCCCTGCGTTTGGTCAGCCCCAGAAATAGGGCCATGAGAAAGGTCATGACAACGAGCCAGTGGCTGATGCTGACATCCGCTGCAATGCCTCCCCCGAAAATGCGCAGAACAAAACCGATGGCGATGCACAGAATGTCCATGATGGCCATGGATTTCAACCGGAAGGAATAGGCCAGGTTCAACAGAACATACCCGCCGAGGATTGCCAGAAAGGGTGCAGGCAGGGTGATACCGGCCAGGACGCCGCCGGAGAGGAGCAGCCAAAAGGCGAACATCCGGGCTTCGGTGATGGAAATATCCCCGCTGGCAATCGGGCGAAGCCGTTTTTGGGGATGGTGACGATCTTCGAGACGATCCCGAAGATCGTTCATGACATAGATGGCGCTTGCAACCAGGCAGAAGGCGGCAAATGCGCAGAAGCTCCGGTAGCAGGCCGTGGCATCCAGCAGTTTATGCCCGAAAATGACGGGCAGTAAGACAAAGCCGTTTTTCACATAATGGTGAACCCTTGCGGCCAGGAGGTAGGCACGGAGACGGCGCATGAGCGGTTCAGGATTTTTCCGAGTCGATCCGGTTTTTCAACGTTTCGATTTCGCTGCGAAGCTGGGCGACCTCCTCACGGCTCGCCACATCGGCTTTGCGGATCAGATCCTTGACTTTCGCTTCGATGGCCGACTCGAGGTCTTTTCGTGCCCTGTCCGCCTGTTCCTTGATTTCCTTGAAAAAGGATTTTCGCTCTTCTTCGGGCATTTCTTCCTTCTTCACAAAATCCTTGATGAACTCCTCGAGCTCTTCCTTGGACTTGACGGCCAAACCAATTCCTGCAAGCATGGACTTTTTCAGCAGTTCGAGCATGGCGTCCCCCTTTCGATAAGGCCCCTGTTCTGAAGCAGGGGCCATTCATCAACAGCAATGTGCAGGCGCACCCATCACGATATCGAAGATCCATCCGGAAGGTGATCGAAAATCCAATTTTCCGGCAAACACATCGGCATGGAAACGGGTGGATACGATCACCCTGTTTTCATTTGAACTTGCCCAACACCGCGCTTGCAATCGTATTCTTCTGAATTTCCTTGGTGCCTTCGTAGATTTCGGTGATTTTGGCGTCGCGGTAAAAGCGCTCGACTTCATATTCCGCCATATAGCCATATCCGCCCAGCAACTGAATGGCTTCATCCGCAACCTCGACGGCTGTTCGGGCTGCATACATCTTGGCCATCGAGGTGAGCTTGGGATCGATCCTTCCCTGATCGTAATTCCATGCGGCCTTGTAGGTCATGAGCCTGGCCAGCTCGATTTTGGTGGCCATATCGGCCAGCTTGTGCTGGGTCACCTGAAATTCGGCGATCTTTTTGCCGAACTGCTCCCGCTGCTTGACATAGGCCAGCGCCCGATCGAAGGCGCCCTGGGCTGTCCCCAGCGCCTGAGCTGCGATCAGAATCCGGCTTTCATCGAAGAATTCGAGCACCTGATAGAATCCCTTGCCTTCCTTGCCGATGAGATTGGTCAGTGGTACCCGTACATCCTTGAAAGTGACTTCCGCGGTAGACATCATGTGGATACCCATTTTATGGCCGACATCGGTTGCGGAAACCCCTTTCCGATCGGCTTCGACCAGGATCATGCTGATTCCGCGATAGGAGGGCTTGGCCTCCGGATCGGTCTGGCAAAGCACCGTGAAGAAACCGGCGAGACATCCGTTGGTGATGAAGGTTTTGCCGCCGTTGATCACCCACTCGTCGCCTTCTTTTACGGCCGTTGTGTTCATGAAGGTGATGTCCGATCCGTGATCGGGCTCGGTGAATGCGCCAGCTGAAAGCATCTTTCCTTCGGCCACCTGCGGGAGAAACCTGGATTTGAGCTCTTCGCTGCCGAAGCGCAGAATGCATTCGGATGCAAACGAGGAGAGCACGACGGCGCTGCCGATGGTGGAGTCCCGGGAGCAGAGCTCTTCGGCCACCAGGATGTTTTCCATGACGCCAAGCCCCTGCCCGGAATATTTCTCCGGATAATGGATACCGATAAAGCCGAGATCGGCAGCCTTTTTCCAGATTTTGGTGGGGAACTCGTGTTTTTGATCCAGTTCAAGCGCCAGTTCCTTGTCGAACTCACCCTTGGCAAAATCCCGTGCCGCCTTCTGAATTTCGATTTGTGATTTCGTCAGTTCAAAATCCATGTCGATCCTCCCGATGATTGGTTGATTGGGCATTCCCCAGCAAATCGTGGGGCCATACCCGTATAGGGTTCAAACGATTCGATCCTGTGTTGGCGGGGCATTCTGAGTGACCGTTCAGAATGTAGCATACCCATTTCTCGCATTGCAAGACAATTGCGGAACTTACTTGATCGGGCCGGGAAAAGCTGCTACATGGTGCCTGAATGAAAAACCGTTTTGGGTACAACCTGCCCGCAGGCGACGTGCCGCCCACAATATGGGGTTCTGTTCAGGCGCGGATGATCCCTCATCGAAACCGGTTCCGGAAGAACGAATCGGCTCTTCTCCCATCAGAAAGGAAGTTCGGTTGAAACCTTATTCCATTGCGTTGGCCGGCAAAGGCGGAACGGGAAAGACCACCGTCGCCGGTTTGCTGATCCGTTATCTCGTATCCAGGGGGAAATCCCCCGTTCTCGCTGTCGATGCAGACAGCAACGCCAATTTGAACGAAGTGCTTGGCCTCGTTGTCAGCGACACCTTGGGCAATGCCCGGGAAGAAATGAAGAAGGGTATCGTTCCGGGCGGCAT includes:
- a CDS encoding HesA/MoeB/ThiF family protein, which produces MKRQEQIERTIESHSVETHRSCDRTYRSLSCSAVESIAMIHQMPPRHVENLALASDIIPERYVRNFDTLGPEDQRRLLDATVAVVGLGGLGGAVCELLARAGVGRLILIDGDRFEESNLNRQLLATMAALGRPKALTAKERLKAINPSVEVIGHGDFLSESNAMQRLEGCLVAVDCLDNLKDRFVLEKAAKRLHIPLVSAALAGGFGQLMTVFPEDEGLSLVYGSADTVPEKGAEIHLGTLGCTAMLMAALECAEVIKILTGKGEPVRNQLLVMDLWNTRMEVLSLGA
- a CDS encoding MoaD/ThiS family protein; this encodes MEPTIELRLFATLEKYLPETAHAYRIQEGSRVRDMVVRLGIPLEKAKLIFVNGRKADLETVLYGGERVGIFPPVGGG
- a CDS encoding SDR family oxidoreductase; translation: MNLLIAGANSDLAVCLAETFAAMEKPANILLASRNLERLEATAKDISIRFDVPCKALAFDALDYESLPGFYAALDPGPDWVILCFGYLGDEKKAEQDWAEAKHILDTNYAGAVRFLEIVAADLEKRKTGGIVAIGSVAGLRGRKSNYHYGAAKAALGVFLSGLRNRLHPAGVRVMTVLPGFLQTKMTQGMPLPALLTTSPNKAAALIHAAWKKQKDIAYIPGWWRWIMLVIRMIPEKVFKGLSL
- a CDS encoding FAD-binding oxidoreductase, translating into MPSRISGWGRYPWIEAQIAVADTTSAARKHLLAWPDCIARGAGKSYGDSALSQNVLQMTPLNRILAFDADRGEVVCEAGVGLDKLIDAFLPKGFFLSVTPGTKQITVGGAIASDVHGKNHHRCGCFSTCVNWIDLMSAAGEIIRCSPQQHPEIFQATCGGMGLTGIILAAALRLQPIKSAWIDQKTIYCRDLDAVLAAFDEFADMPYSVAWIDCLAKGACLGRSVLMVGEHAGCGGLSLPEKPTATIPFSFPNGALNSASIRLFNTAYAWVHRRHAGESRVSLDQFFYPLDGIANWNRMYGNRGFLQYQFVLPRSGGADGLLAILSAIAGMGMGSFLAVLKLFGPANRNFLSFPMDGYTLALDFGIQPGLLPFLDRLDRLVARFGGRIYLTKDVRMAPWMLKEGYPLLDRFLQVKRSIDPHNRFRSLQSNRLEIA
- a CDS encoding UbiA prenyltransferase family protein; protein product: MRRLRAYLLAARVHHYVKNGFVLLPVIFGHKLLDATACYRSFCAFAAFCLVASAIYVMNDLRDRLEDRHHPQKRLRPIASGDISITEARMFAFWLLLSGGVLAGITLPAPFLAILGGYVLLNLAYSFRLKSMAIMDILCIAIGFVLRIFGGGIAADVSISHWLVVMTFLMALFLGLTKRRDDLVTRAASDTWNRTSLEGYNLEFISLGITVLSSVIVVAYILYTVSPEIVQIHHSRNLYLSGGWVIVGILRYLQRIFVYRENGSPVTLLFSDRILQLILAGWLIHSILMLYGRSLVW
- a CDS encoding phasin family protein; translated protein: MLELLKKSMLAGIGLAVKSKEELEEFIKDFVKKEEMPEEERKSFFKEIKEQADRARKDLESAIEAKVKDLIRKADVASREEVAQLRSEIETLKNRIDSEKS
- a CDS encoding acyl-CoA dehydrogenase family protein, producing MDFELTKSQIEIQKAARDFAKGEFDKELALELDQKHEFPTKIWKKAADLGFIGIHYPEKYSGQGLGVMENILVAEELCSRDSTIGSAVVLSSFASECILRFGSEELKSRFLPQVAEGKMLSAGAFTEPDHGSDITFMNTTAVKEGDEWVINGGKTFITNGCLAGFFTVLCQTDPEAKPSYRGISMILVEADRKGVSATDVGHKMGIHMMSTAEVTFKDVRVPLTNLIGKEGKGFYQVLEFFDESRILIAAQALGTAQGAFDRALAYVKQREQFGKKIAEFQVTQHKLADMATKIELARLMTYKAAWNYDQGRIDPKLTSMAKMYAARTAVEVADEAIQLLGGYGYMAEYEVERFYRDAKITEIYEGTKEIQKNTIASAVLGKFK